Genomic DNA from Setaria italica strain Yugu1 chromosome V, Setaria_italica_v2.0, whole genome shotgun sequence:
GCAGGGCGCTATATTCATCCATTGAAAAGTCATGTCTACAACCATCCTACTGAACAGTCTGAGAGGGCATATTCAAGCTCTTCGATGATTTCAACATGTGAACTTGGCTCTTTTCTACTTTCTCGTACCTTGCCTAATGTTCTCCAGGGAACATGTCACAATCAAGGTCAACACTACCTAGGTCTCTACAACTAAAAAATTGACCTAAAAGTAAGTCTGTTTAAGGTGTCTGAGGCACGAAGGGCGATCTGGAAGGAGGCAACGCGGGGGATGCTGTGCTCTAGGGTGGGGTGTTCCCTGCCTGCACAAAGAAATAGCCAGTGGTGAAACAGATTGCAGTAGCACTTATTACCAAGAGAATTACAGGCGAATTGCAGTTTCTCTGTACCTCGTTGGATGTGATGCAGTTTATTACAGCATCACAGAGCTGTTTACGATGAGAAGTATAGCCATGATTTGCTCTCTTAATGACATGCAGCTTGTGGTTCGTTACAAGCCTTGCAAACTCATATGCATCTTCCACAGGTATGATCTTATCAGCTGAACCATGAACTGTGAAGAACCTGGACAGAGAGTCAATCAACAATTTGCATGAGAAAAATTCTGTTCTAGCATATCCATATGCTCAGCCAAACATGCAAGAATAAAACTGGGTTCTGTAAAAGCGCATGATAAATTTAACATGAAAACTGTATGCTGCTGGTTTGCTTTAATTGTTGATTCGCAGGAAGGGAAAATGATGTTTAGATTCAATTTCTTAACCTGCATTCCTTGCTGATGGAAAGACTTGCTGCATGCATATCAGTGTTCAACCGTTCCATCAGGCTTTCTTTTGTTACTCTGTACAAAACCTTTCCTACATTGGAATCAAAATCAACAAACGTTCAATAAATATCCATGAGGAGAAATAGGGTACACATATGGAATATATGAGTCGTTAAGAAAGTAGCCATGCATATAAAAGGTCATACATGTTTTCTTACCTGATTCGTTCATGACGTCAATATAGCCTTCTTTGTTTATTCTATCCATAAATTCTTTGCCTAGACACTCTTCAATGCCTTTCTCCAAATAAAATTGACCAGAAAGGTTAACAACCATGTGAGCATCGCCGTAGATGGAGGCATATAGAACCACCACACTTCCACCTGAAGGTAAATAAATACAGATTCAATGACTTTTCCAAATTACCTAGATGGTTACAAGGATGGCTGGGTGGGTAGCTACAGCCTGTTTTGGAGATATGGGACTAGAGAGAGCATGCGCTTGTTTATTCATTCTTGCTTGTCTCAAATGATATCGAAGACTCTTCCTAGTTCCCACATGAAAACTAACTCGGTAATTCTAACTGAATGCCAGTTGACTGAAGCTACACTTTTTGTTCTGAACTTAAATAATGCTGCAATTGGTTATGCACAAATATGCAGGAAAAAAGTCCTCCAAGTTTGACTCCTATACATGTTCTTGTTGAATTTAGCACATTCTTTTAACCTGCTTAATTCACATATTCAACGGAACAACTTCACAGCAAAAGTAATAAATTGCACAACTATAGCAACTTCACACTAAAGGCGATAACAATCCACCTTTGCTGTGACCAACAATTGCTGTTACATCATACTTCTCCTGGTAAAGA
This window encodes:
- the LOC101782999 gene encoding uncharacterized protein LOC101782999 codes for the protein MERPTHSKAAPEQRVVLANKHGENLVGMLHHAGSNKVVVLCHGFAACKDDSIMIDLAAALTKQGISAFRFDFSGNGYVCSFNHASTFMLPDYEPVISYLYQEKYDVTAIVGHSKGGSVVVLYASIYGDAHMVVNLSGQFYLEKGIEECLGKEFMDRINKEGYIDVMNESGKVLYRVTKESLMERLNTDMHAASLSISKECRFFTVHGSADKIIPVEDAYEFARLVTNHKLHVIKRANHGYTSHRKQLCDAVINCITSNEAGNTPP